A region of Staphylococcus haemolyticus DNA encodes the following proteins:
- the cadC gene encoding Cd(II)/Pb(II)/Zn(II)-sensing metalloregulatory transcriptional repressor CadC produces the protein MFCYDEEKVNRIQGDLQTVDISGVSQMLKAIADENRAKITYALCQDEELCVCDIANILGVTIANASHHLRTLYKQGVVNFRKEGKLALYSLDDEHIGQIMMIALAHKKEVKVNV, from the coding sequence ATTTTTTGTTATGACGAAGAAAAGGTTAATCGAATACAAGGGGATTTACAAACAGTTGATATTTCTGGTGTTAGCCAAATGTTAAAGGCTATTGCCGATGAAAATAGAGCAAAAATTACTTACGCTCTGTGTCAGGATGAAGAGTTGTGTGTTTGTGATATAGCAAATATCTTAGGTGTTACGATAGCAAATGCATCTCATCATTTACGTACGCTTTATAAGCAAGGGGTGGTCAACTTTAGAAAAGAAGGAAAACTAGCTTTATATTCTTTAGATGATGAACATATCGGGCAGATAATGATGATCGCCCTAGCACATAAGAAAGAAGTGAAGGTCAATGTCTGA
- the cadA gene encoding cadmium-translocating P-type ATPase CadA, whose protein sequence is MSEQKVKLMEEEMNVYRVQGFTCANCAGKFEKNVKKIPGVQDAKVNFGASKIDVYGNASVEELEKAGAFENLKVSPEKLANQTIQRVKDDTKAHKEEKTPFYKKHSTLLFATLLIAFGYLSHFVNGEDNLVTSMLFVGSIVIGGYSLFKVGFQNLIRFDFDMKTLMTVAVIGATIIGKWAEASIVVILFAISEALERFSMDRARQSIRSLMDIAPKEALVRRNGQEIIIHVDDIAVGDIMIVKPGEKIAMDGIIVNGLSAVNEAAITGESVPVSKAVDDEVFAGTLNEEGLIEVKITKYVEDTTIAKIIHLVEEAQGERAPAQAFVDKFAKYYTPIIMVIAALVAVVPPLFFGGSWDTWVYQGLAVLVVGCPCALVISTPISIVSAIGNAAKKGVLVKGGVYLEKLGDIKTVAFDKTGTLTKGVPVVTDFEVLNDQVEEKELFSTITALEYRSQHPLASAIMKKAEQDNIPYSNVQVEEFTSITGRGIKGIVNGTTYYIGSPKLFKELNVSDFSLGFENNVKILQNQGKTAMIIGTEKTILGVIAVADEVRETSKNVIQKLHQLGIKQTIMLTGDNQGTANAIGTHVGVSDIQSELMPQDKLDYIKKMQSEYDNVAMIGDGVNDAPALAASTVGIAMGGAGTDTAIETADIALMGDDLSKLPFAVRLSRKTLNIIKANITFAIGIKIIALLLVIPGWLTLWIAILSDMGATILVALNSLRLMRVKDK, encoded by the coding sequence ATGTCTGAACAAAAGGTTAAACTAATGGAAGAAGAAATGAACGTCTATCGGGTCCAAGGATTTACATGTGCAAATTGTGCAGGAAAGTTTGAGAAAAATGTTAAAAAGATTCCAGGCGTTCAAGACGCAAAAGTAAACTTTGGCGCTTCTAAAATTGATGTATATGGAAATGCATCGGTTGAAGAACTTGAAAAAGCAGGTGCTTTTGAGAATCTAAAAGTATCTCCTGAAAAACTAGCGAATCAAACGATACAAAGGGTTAAAGATGACACTAAGGCTCATAAAGAAGAGAAAACACCATTTTATAAAAAACATAGTACATTGCTGTTTGCCACACTACTAATTGCTTTTGGTTACCTTTCTCACTTTGTAAATGGAGAAGATAACCTCGTAACTTCCATGTTATTTGTAGGTTCTATTGTAATTGGCGGATATTCATTATTTAAAGTCGGTTTTCAAAATTTGATACGCTTTGATTTCGACATGAAAACCCTGATGACCGTTGCCGTTATTGGAGCTACCATTATTGGTAAATGGGCAGAGGCATCTATTGTTGTTATTCTCTTTGCAATCAGTGAAGCACTTGAACGCTTCTCTATGGACAGAGCAAGACAATCCATACGTTCATTGATGGATATCGCCCCAAAAGAAGCACTAGTTAGACGAAATGGTCAGGAAATAATAATCCATGTGGACGATATCGCTGTGGGTGATATCATGATTGTCAAACCAGGGGAGAAAATTGCCATGGATGGAATCATTGTGAATGGCTTGTCGGCTGTCAATGAGGCAGCTATAACAGGAGAATCTGTTCCCGTCTCCAAAGCGGTAGATGACGAAGTATTTGCAGGTACGCTTAACGAAGAGGGACTAATTGAAGTAAAAATCACCAAATACGTAGAAGATACAACCATTGCCAAGATTATTCATCTTGTTGAAGAAGCACAAGGGGAGCGTGCTCCAGCCCAAGCATTCGTTGATAAATTTGCGAAATACTACACTCCGATCATTATGGTTATTGCAGCCTTGGTTGCAGTCGTTCCACCCCTATTCTTTGGTGGCAGTTGGGATACATGGGTTTATCAAGGATTAGCAGTTCTTGTAGTTGGATGTCCTTGTGCATTAGTTATTTCTACTCCAATCTCGATTGTCTCGGCAATTGGAAATGCAGCGAAAAAAGGTGTGTTGGTTAAAGGTGGTGTCTATCTCGAGAAATTAGGAGACATTAAGACAGTCGCATTTGATAAAACAGGAACACTGACAAAAGGTGTACCAGTGGTAACAGATTTTGAAGTATTAAATGACCAAGTGGAAGAAAAAGAGCTATTCTCTACCATTACAGCTTTAGAATATCGTTCACAACATCCACTTGCTTCAGCAATAATGAAAAAGGCAGAGCAAGATAATATCCCTTATTCTAATGTACAAGTGGAAGAATTCACTTCGATTACTGGGCGAGGTATAAAAGGGATTGTAAACGGAACTACTTACTATATTGGAAGTCCAAAACTTTTCAAGGAATTAAATGTTTCCGATTTTAGCCTTGGGTTTGAAAACAATGTGAAAATCCTACAAAACCAAGGAAAAACAGCCATGATTATTGGAACGGAAAAAACAATTCTCGGCGTAATTGCCGTTGCAGATGAGGTTCGTGAAACAAGTAAAAATGTGATTCAAAAACTTCATCAGTTAGGTATCAAGCAAACAATTATGCTGACAGGTGATAATCAAGGTACTGCAAATGCAATCGGTACACATGTAGGCGTTTCTGATATTCAGTCTGAATTGATGCCACAGGATAAATTAGATTATATTAAAAAAATGCAATCGGAGTATGATAATGTAGCTATGATTGGCGATGGCGTTAATGATGCTCCAGCACTTGCTGCATCTACTGTTGGAATTGCAATGGGCGGTGCTGGAACGGATACTGCAATTGAAACAGCTGATATTGCATTAATGGGAGATGATTTAAGTAAGCTTCCATTTGCAGTAAGACTCAGTCGAAAAACTTTAAATATCATTAAAGCTAACATCACTTTTGCTATCGGAATTAAAATAATTGCCTTACTATTAGTTATCCCGGGATGGTTAACTCTTTGGATAGCGATTCTTTCCGATATGGGAGCTACTATTTTGGTAGCATTAAATAGTTTACGACTGATGAGAGTGAAGGATAAATAG
- a CDS encoding IS6-like element IS257 family transposase, with protein sequence MNYFRYKQFNKDVITVAVGYYLRYALSYRDISEILRERGVNVHHSTVHRWVQEYAPILYQIWKKKHKKAYYKWRIDETYIKIKEKWSYLYRAIDAEGHTLDIWLRKQRDNHSAYAFIKRLIKQFGKPQKVITDQAPSTKVAMAKVIKAFKLKPDCHCTSKYLNNLIEQDHRHIKVRKTRYQSINTAKNTLKGIECIYALYKKNRRSLQIYGFSPCHEISIMLAS encoded by the coding sequence ATGAACTATTTCAGATATAAACAATTTAACAAGGATGTTATCACTGTAGCCGTTGGCTACTATCTAAGATATGCATTGAGTTATCGTGATATATCTGAAATATTAAGGGAACGTGGTGTAAACGTTCATCATTCAACGGTCCACCGTTGGGTTCAAGAATATGCCCCAATTTTGTATCAAATTTGGAAGAAAAAGCATAAAAAAGCTTATTACAAATGGCGTATTGATGAGACGTACATCAAAATAAAAGAAAAATGGAGCTATTTATATCGTGCCATTGATGCAGAGGGACATACATTAGATATTTGGTTGCGTAAGCAACGAGATAATCATTCAGCATATGCGTTTATCAAACGTCTCATTAAACAATTTGGTAAACCTCAAAAGGTAATTACAGATCAGGCACCTTCAACGAAGGTAGCAATGGCTAAAGTAATTAAAGCTTTTAAACTTAAACCTGACTGTCATTGTACATCGAAATATCTGAATAACCTCATTGAGCAAGATCACCGTCATATTAAAGTAAGAAAGACAAGGTATCAAAGTATCAATACAGCAAAGAATACTTTAAAAGGTATTGAATGTATTTACGCTCTATATAAAAAGAACCGCAGGTCTCTTCAGATCTACGGATTTTCGCCATGCCACGAAATTAGCATCATGCTAGCAAGTTAA